The Tardiphaga alba genome includes a window with the following:
- a CDS encoding TonB family protein, with protein MNAFALHHPGDRAVWRWTGSAVTILAAHAGVIALGLYLYSQNAPPGVTAPPIMLDLSPVSSAQEATPRDVAPGPEMVQEEAPSAPPPEPQAQQQVEEMIPPTPLMEKAEVVAPPEQKIAPTPPPPEPAPVTPEPAKPTPVKPKPIKAEVKKKPKETKPAPRTTAPQSAETVAPSNSAAMAGASRAAAANYRQMVQAHVQRFKQYPAAARTGRSGKVTTVVTFTLGRSGQVLSVSLSGSSGQPALDAETLATVRRASPFPAFPAEMTMATQSYSLPLSYNLQ; from the coding sequence ATGAATGCCTTTGCCCTGCATCATCCCGGCGACCGCGCCGTTTGGCGCTGGACCGGCTCGGCCGTCACGATTTTGGCCGCGCATGCCGGCGTGATCGCGCTCGGCCTGTATCTGTACAGCCAGAATGCGCCGCCGGGCGTCACGGCGCCACCGATCATGCTCGACCTGTCGCCGGTGTCGTCCGCCCAGGAAGCGACGCCACGCGACGTCGCGCCCGGACCTGAAATGGTGCAGGAAGAAGCGCCGTCCGCACCGCCGCCCGAACCGCAGGCGCAGCAGCAGGTCGAGGAGATGATCCCGCCGACGCCGCTGATGGAGAAAGCGGAGGTCGTCGCGCCGCCGGAGCAGAAGATCGCGCCGACACCGCCGCCACCGGAGCCCGCCCCGGTGACACCGGAGCCGGCCAAGCCCACGCCGGTGAAGCCGAAGCCCATCAAGGCCGAGGTCAAGAAGAAGCCGAAGGAAACCAAGCCCGCGCCGCGCACCACCGCGCCGCAGAGCGCCGAGACAGTCGCGCCGTCCAATTCGGCGGCCATGGCCGGCGCATCACGCGCGGCTGCAGCCAATTACAGGCAGATGGTGCAGGCGCATGTGCAGCGCTTCAAACAGTATCCTGCCGCGGCGCGTACCGGCCGCTCCGGCAAGGTGACGACCGTCGTGACCTTCACGCTGGGCCGTTCGGGTCAGGTTCTATCCGTGAGCCTGTCCGGATCGTCGGGACAGCCGGCACTCGATGCCGAGACACTGGCGACGGTGCGGCGCGCATCGCCATTCCCGGCCTTCCCGGCCGAGATGACCATGGCCACGCAATCCTACTCGCTGCCGCTGTCCTATAACCTGCAGTAA
- the exbB gene encoding tonB-system energizer ExbB, producing MNGSRSYFLRAAIAVAALTAQPGIAFAATAEGLLPSNLSPWGMFQSADIVVKTVMIGLAIASLMTWTVWLAKTIELNRETRLAKQRLDMLESDTTLRQVERESADARDAVAQLIHTAVRETELSHGIFDDGFKERIALRLERVEGAMARKIARGTGIVATIGSTSPFIGLFGTVWGIMNAFIGISETKTTNLAVVAPGIAEALLATALGLVAAIPAVMIYNALVRSITGYRALLGDASAQVMLLISRDHSRRGMPLARAAE from the coding sequence ATGAATGGCTCCCGATCTTACTTTCTCCGCGCCGCGATCGCCGTTGCAGCGCTGACCGCCCAGCCCGGCATCGCCTTCGCCGCCACTGCCGAGGGCCTGCTGCCATCGAATCTGTCGCCCTGGGGCATGTTCCAGAGCGCCGACATCGTCGTGAAGACGGTGATGATCGGCCTCGCCATCGCATCGCTGATGACCTGGACGGTGTGGCTCGCCAAGACGATCGAGCTCAATCGCGAAACGCGGCTGGCGAAACAGCGCCTCGACATGCTGGAAAGCGACACCACGCTGCGCCAGGTGGAGCGCGAAAGCGCCGATGCGCGCGATGCCGTGGCGCAGTTGATCCACACCGCCGTGCGCGAGACCGAACTGTCGCATGGCATTTTCGACGACGGCTTCAAGGAGCGTATCGCGCTGCGGCTGGAGCGCGTGGAAGGCGCGATGGCGCGCAAGATCGCGCGCGGCACCGGCATCGTCGCTACCATCGGCTCGACCTCACCCTTCATCGGCCTGTTCGGCACGGTCTGGGGCATCATGAATGCCTTTATCGGCATCTCCGAAACCAAGACCACCAACCTCGCCGTGGTGGCGCCCGGCATTGCCGAGGCGCTGCTCGCCACCGCGCTCGGCCTCGTCGCGGCCATTCCCGCGGTGATGATCTACAATGCACTGGTGCGCAGCATCACCGGCTATCGCGCATTGCTAGGCGATGCCTCGGCGCAGGTGATGCTGCTGATCAGCCGCGACCACAGCCGCCGCGGCATGCCGCTGGCGCGCGCGGCAGAGTAA
- a CDS encoding TonB-dependent receptor → MKLGNWASVAALSGAACIPVAWAEMARAQEALSEIVVTAEREKDTDAFQTTTQLSGEALQRAASSSLADLLATQPGIAASTFAPGASRPNIRGLDDYRVRIQENGVGSQDASDFSQDHQVPVDPLTADKVEVIRGPGTLRYGNQAIGGVVNAINNRIPENLVPDGFAAKLKSGGSTVDGSIDGAASIDASGNNVAIHVDAFGRRAGDYRIPGGGVQANTRQQSEGQAIGGSYIFDGGYIGTAIQHITSLYHIPGIAESAARTRIDLEQTKWTTKGEWRAPNEQIAAIRFAVGVSDYKHGEYGLDGNGVDGLQNTITNKEIEGRVELDHAAVSTPLGALTGSWGIQASNRKLGTFGVLGGLLAPTNTDSVAGFAFEQLQLSDTLKIQTAARVETLTVSGLAPIFPANFLPPPNTFTESAATRNFTPASFSFGVLKSLPWDMVLSFNANRTQRAPAAPELFSRGSDGASGTFVIGNPDLKIETAESLELGLKRSTGQLRFEANIYYTRYLDFIFKQVTGNFCTDVFASCGAAGPLLQVAYGQRDANFRGAELMAQLDVAPMHDGMFGLDGQFDVVRATFADGSNVPRIAPMRLGGGIWFRSAAWYARLGLLHAFTQDDIALNETSTAGYNLLKAEVSYTHTFAKVDGGLRDLTIGVVGDNLLDERIRNHISFKKAEVLQPGLGVRLFTTLRF, encoded by the coding sequence GTGAAGCTGGGGAATTGGGCGTCGGTCGCGGCACTATCGGGGGCAGCTTGCATTCCCGTCGCATGGGCGGAGATGGCGCGCGCGCAGGAAGCGTTGTCGGAGATCGTGGTCACTGCCGAACGCGAAAAGGACACCGACGCATTCCAGACCACGACCCAGTTGAGTGGTGAAGCGCTGCAGCGCGCTGCATCGTCGTCTTTGGCCGACCTGCTCGCGACCCAGCCCGGCATAGCCGCCTCCACTTTCGCGCCGGGGGCGAGCCGACCGAACATCCGCGGCCTCGACGACTACCGCGTCCGCATTCAGGAGAACGGCGTCGGCAGCCAGGATGCGTCCGACTTCAGCCAGGACCATCAAGTGCCGGTCGATCCGCTCACCGCCGACAAGGTCGAGGTGATCCGCGGGCCGGGCACGCTGCGCTACGGCAACCAGGCCATCGGCGGCGTGGTCAATGCCATCAACAATCGCATTCCGGAGAATCTGGTGCCGGACGGTTTTGCAGCCAAACTGAAGAGCGGCGGCTCCACCGTGGACGGCAGCATCGACGGCGCTGCGAGCATCGATGCATCAGGCAACAATGTCGCCATCCATGTCGATGCATTCGGCCGCCGTGCCGGCGACTATCGCATTCCCGGCGGCGGCGTGCAGGCCAATACGCGCCAGCAGTCCGAAGGCCAGGCGATCGGCGGATCCTATATCTTCGACGGCGGCTATATCGGTACCGCGATCCAGCACATCACCAGCCTCTATCATATCCCCGGCATCGCCGAATCCGCCGCGCGCACGCGCATCGATCTCGAACAGACCAAATGGACCACCAAGGGCGAATGGCGCGCGCCGAATGAGCAGATCGCCGCGATCCGCTTCGCAGTCGGCGTCAGCGACTACAAGCACGGCGAATACGGCCTTGACGGCAATGGCGTCGATGGCTTGCAGAACACCATCACCAACAAGGAAATCGAAGGCCGCGTCGAACTCGATCACGCTGCCGTTTCGACGCCACTCGGTGCTCTCACCGGCAGCTGGGGCATTCAGGCCAGCAACCGCAAGCTCGGCACATTCGGCGTGCTCGGCGGCCTGCTGGCGCCGACCAATACGGATTCGGTTGCCGGCTTCGCCTTTGAGCAGCTGCAACTCTCCGACACGCTGAAGATCCAGACGGCCGCGCGCGTCGAGACACTGACGGTCTCGGGCCTCGCGCCGATTTTCCCGGCCAACTTCCTGCCGCCGCCGAACACCTTCACGGAATCGGCCGCCACCCGCAATTTCACGCCGGCCAGCTTCAGCTTTGGCGTTCTGAAGTCGCTGCCTTGGGACATGGTACTGTCGTTCAACGCCAACCGCACCCAGCGCGCACCAGCAGCCCCCGAACTGTTCTCGCGCGGCTCGGATGGCGCTTCCGGCACCTTCGTGATCGGCAATCCCGACCTGAAGATCGAAACCGCCGAGTCGCTCGAACTCGGGCTGAAGCGCAGCACAGGCCAGCTGCGCTTCGAGGCGAATATCTACTACACGCGCTATCTCGACTTCATCTTCAAGCAGGTCACCGGCAATTTCTGCACCGACGTGTTCGCGAGTTGCGGCGCGGCCGGTCCGTTGCTGCAGGTCGCCTATGGCCAGCGCGATGCCAATTTCCGCGGCGCCGAACTGATGGCGCAGCTCGACGTCGCGCCCATGCATGACGGCATGTTCGGCCTCGACGGCCAGTTCGACGTGGTGCGCGCCACGTTCGCCGATGGCAGCAATGTGCCGCGCATCGCGCCGATGCGGCTCGGCGGCGGCATCTGGTTCCGCAGCGCCGCCTGGTATGCGCGCCTCGGACTGCTGCATGCTTTCACGCAGGACGATATCGCCCTCAACGAGACCTCGACCGCGGGCTATAACCTTCTCAAGGCCGAGGTCAGCTACACGCACACATTCGCGAAGGTCGATGGGGGCTTGCGCGATCTCACCATCGGCGTGGTCGGCGACAATCTGCTCGACGAGCGCATTCGCAACCACATCTCGTTCAAGAAGGCCGAGGTGCTGCAGCCCGGGCTCGGCGTGCGGCTGTTCACGACTCTGCGATTTTAA
- the ugpB gene encoding sn-glycerol-3-phosphate ABC transporter substrate-binding protein UgpB has protein sequence MRKLALGCLALIAATLQGAAAARAVTEIQWWHAMSGQLGRQVEKLAADFNATQTGFRIIPVYKGNYTETVTSAIFAFRSRSQPAIVQVNEIATATMMAAKGATYPVYELMRDQAEAFTPSAYLPAITGYYTDTAGNMLSFPFNASTPILYYNKDLFRAAGLNPDEPPKTWPELGNMAKRLRAAGTPCGFTTAWPSWINVENFSAFHNIPVATRSNGLGGLDAVLTFNNPVMVRHIEQLAEWQKTKVFDYSGRATSAEPRFQKSECGIFLGSSGTRADIIANAKFDVGYGLLPYWPDVAGAPQNSMIGGATLWVLRDRPRDEYKGVAKFFAFLSQPDIQSAWHQNTGYLPSTRAAYELTRAQGFYQRNPGTEKSIEQITLKPPTENSTGMRLGSFTLIRDAIEDELEQAFAGKKPAQAALDTAAERGNKLLRQFERANPLQ, from the coding sequence ATGCGAAAGCTGGCGCTCGGATGTCTTGCGCTCATCGCGGCGACCCTGCAGGGGGCCGCGGCCGCGCGTGCCGTTACCGAGATCCAGTGGTGGCATGCGATGTCAGGCCAGCTCGGGCGCCAGGTGGAAAAGCTGGCGGCGGATTTCAATGCGACGCAGACCGGCTTTCGCATCATTCCCGTCTACAAGGGCAATTACACCGAGACCGTGACCTCGGCGATCTTCGCGTTCCGCTCGCGCAGCCAGCCGGCCATCGTGCAGGTGAACGAGATCGCCACGGCAACGATGATGGCCGCCAAGGGCGCGACCTATCCTGTCTATGAATTGATGCGCGATCAGGCCGAAGCCTTCACGCCGTCGGCCTATCTGCCGGCCATCACCGGCTACTATACGGATACGGCGGGCAACATGCTGTCGTTCCCGTTCAATGCCTCGACGCCGATCCTGTACTACAACAAGGATCTATTCCGCGCCGCCGGCCTCAATCCCGATGAGCCGCCGAAGACCTGGCCCGAACTCGGCAATATGGCCAAGCGGCTGCGCGCAGCGGGAACGCCGTGCGGCTTCACCACGGCATGGCCGTCCTGGATCAATGTCGAGAACTTCTCGGCCTTTCACAATATCCCGGTGGCCACCCGGTCGAACGGTCTCGGCGGCCTCGACGCGGTGCTGACCTTTAACAATCCGGTCATGGTCCGTCATATCGAGCAGCTTGCCGAATGGCAGAAGACCAAGGTGTTCGACTATAGTGGCCGCGCTACATCGGCCGAGCCGCGCTTCCAGAAGAGCGAATGCGGCATCTTCCTGGGATCGTCGGGAACGCGCGCCGATATCATCGCCAATGCCAAGTTCGATGTCGGCTACGGGCTGCTGCCTTACTGGCCGGATGTCGCGGGCGCCCCGCAGAATTCCATGATCGGCGGCGCCACGCTATGGGTGCTACGCGATCGTCCGCGTGACGAATACAAGGGCGTCGCCAAGTTCTTCGCCTTCCTGTCGCAGCCGGATATCCAGTCTGCCTGGCATCAGAACACGGGCTATCTGCCGAGCACCCGTGCAGCCTATGAGCTGACGCGCGCGCAGGGCTTCTACCAGCGCAATCCCGGCACCGAGAAGTCGATCGAGCAGATCACGCTGAAGCCGCCGACGGAGAATTCCACCGGGATGCGGCTGGGATCATTCACGCTGATCCGCGATGCGATCGAGGACGAGCTCGAACAGGCTTTCGCGGGTAAGAAGCCCGCCCAGGCGGCGCTCGATACAGCGGCGGAGCGGGGCAACAAGCTGCTGCGCCAATTCGAACGCGCCAATCCCTTGCAGTAA
- the exbD gene encoding TonB system transport protein ExbD — protein sequence MGSRLGGRIGAGDDLEVNHEINVTPFIDVMLVLLIIFMVAAPLATVDMGVDLPASTAEPQPRPDKPVFITVKPDLTLGIGEDVIPRDTLGGALETATKNNKDERIFLRADKAVSYGDLMEVMNLLRNAGYLKIALVGLDGRSAPP from the coding sequence ATGGGCTCACGACTGGGCGGACGTATCGGCGCCGGCGACGATCTCGAAGTCAATCACGAGATCAATGTCACGCCGTTCATCGACGTGATGCTGGTGCTGCTGATCATCTTCATGGTGGCGGCGCCGCTGGCCACCGTGGATATGGGCGTCGATCTGCCAGCCTCGACGGCGGAGCCGCAGCCGCGACCGGACAAGCCGGTGTTCATCACCGTGAAGCCCGATCTCACCCTCGGCATCGGCGAGGACGTGATCCCGCGCGATACGCTGGGCGGCGCGCTGGAAACCGCCACCAAGAACAACAAGGACGAACGCATCTTCTTGCGCGCCGACAAGGCCGTCAGCTATGGCGACCTGATGGAAGTGATGAACCTGCTGCGCAATGCCGGCTATCTGAAGATCGCGCTGGTCGGCCTCGACGGACGCTCCGCGCCGCCATGA